A window of the bacterium genome harbors these coding sequences:
- a CDS encoding 3-oxoacyl-ACP reductase FabG: MGLEGKVAIVTGGSRGIGAAISLELARQGCDVALTCQGRIDAANEVAAKIKEMGRRALAVKADVTSVEETERTVNRVVEELGGLDIMVCNAGITWDGVIWKMSEKQWDAVIATNLKGYFTYNQAAARVFMKQRSGKIVNLSSINGLRGKFGQTNYSASKGGNNALTKALAKEMGKFNVNVNAVAPGMVATEMAATIPPEFLNAAVKDTVLGRIATSEDVAHVVVFLCSDYARHITGEVIKVDGGQYI; encoded by the coding sequence CTGGGACTGGAGGGCAAAGTCGCCATCGTCACCGGCGGCAGCCGGGGCATCGGCGCGGCGATCAGCCTGGAGCTGGCACGGCAGGGTTGCGACGTGGCGCTGACCTGTCAGGGGCGGATCGACGCCGCCAACGAGGTGGCCGCCAAGATAAAGGAGATGGGCCGGCGCGCCCTGGCCGTGAAGGCCGACGTGACCAGCGTCGAGGAGACCGAACGCACGGTCAACCGCGTGGTCGAGGAACTGGGCGGTCTGGACATCATGGTCTGCAACGCCGGCATCACCTGGGATGGGGTGATCTGGAAGATGTCCGAGAAGCAGTGGGACGCTGTCATCGCGACTAATCTCAAGGGCTACTTCACGTACAACCAGGCGGCGGCGCGCGTCTTCATGAAGCAGCGCAGCGGCAAGATCGTCAATCTCTCGTCGATCAACGGCCTGCGGGGCAAGTTCGGCCAGACCAACTATTCCGCCTCCAAGGGGGGGAACAACGCCCTGACCAAGGCCCTGGCCAAGGAAATGGGCAAGTTCAACGTCAACGTCAACGCGGTGGCGCCGGGCATGGTGGCCACCGAGATGGCCGCCACCATCCCGCCCGAATTCCTGAACGCCGCGGTGAAGGACACGGTGCTCGGGCGCATCGCCACCTCGGAGGACGTGGCCCACGTGGTGGTCTTCCTGTGCTCGGACTACGCGCGCCACATCACCGGTGAAGTGATCAAGGTCGACGGCGGCCAGTACATATAG
- a CDS encoding thiolase domain-containing protein has protein sequence MTRVGVVGIGHTVFGRRSDATVQELAYEAYRDALADADLDPQQIDASVIGSVPEYHKQRSLAGVIQEYLDLNPRPTWLTEVACASGSAAIRTAWMSIKAGVHEVVAVIGCQKMTELTTPEILALMGRVGDVQWESVFGTTFPGYYALFAQRHMHEYGTTAEQLALVAVKNHYYGARNPKALFRKEITVEKARASDPVASPLNVYDCCANADGAVCLILAAEDTARELSDRTVWLDGLGCATASMSVLRRADLTGLPSATAAAREAYAMAGITAKDIKVAEVHDCFTIAELMAYEDLGFCARGRGGRFIEEKQAYIGGSTPVNVDGGLKAKGHPIGATGASQACEIVKQLRGECGERQVEDADLGLTHNVGGIGQYCFVHVFRRD, from the coding sequence ATGACCAGAGTCGGAGTTGTTGGAATCGGCCATACCGTCTTCGGCCGGCGCAGCGACGCCACCGTCCAGGAGCTGGCCTACGAGGCCTACCGGGACGCCCTGGCCGACGCCGACCTGGATCCGCAGCAGATCGACGCCTCGGTGATCGGCTCGGTTCCCGAGTATCACAAGCAACGCTCGCTGGCCGGCGTGATCCAGGAATACCTGGACCTGAACCCGCGGCCGACGTGGTTGACGGAGGTGGCCTGCGCCTCGGGGTCGGCCGCCATCCGCACGGCCTGGATGTCCATCAAGGCCGGCGTACACGAGGTCGTGGCCGTGATCGGCTGCCAGAAAATGACCGAGCTGACCACGCCCGAGATCCTGGCCCTGATGGGCCGCGTGGGCGACGTGCAGTGGGAGTCGGTCTTCGGCACCACCTTCCCGGGCTACTACGCGCTCTTCGCCCAGCGCCACATGCACGAGTACGGCACCACGGCCGAGCAGCTGGCCCTCGTCGCGGTAAAGAACCACTACTACGGCGCACGCAATCCCAAGGCCCTCTTCCGGAAGGAGATCACCGTCGAGAAGGCCCGCGCGAGCGATCCCGTGGCTTCGCCGTTGAACGTGTACGACTGTTGCGCCAACGCCGACGGCGCCGTGTGCCTGATCCTGGCCGCCGAGGACACGGCCCGCGAACTGAGCGACCGGACCGTCTGGCTGGACGGCCTGGGCTGCGCCACGGCCAGCATGTCGGTCCTGCGCCGGGCCGACCTGACCGGCCTGCCCTCGGCCACGGCCGCCGCCCGGGAGGCCTACGCCATGGCCGGCATCACGGCCAAGGACATCAAGGTCGCAGAGGTCCATGACTGCTTCACCATCGCCGAGCTGATGGCCTACGAGGACCTCGGCTTCTGCGCGCGCGGCCGGGGCGGCCGCTTCATCGAGGAGAAGCAGGCCTACATCGGCGGATCGACGCCGGTGAACGTGGACGGCGGACTGAAGGCCAAGGGACATCCCATCGGCGCGACGGGAGCCTCCCAGGCCTGCGAGATCGTCAAGCAGCTGCGCGGGGAGTGCGGCGAGCGCCAGGTCGAGGACGCCGATCTGGGCCTGACCCACAACGTGGGGGGCATCGGCCAGTACTGCTTCGTCC